One genomic region from Diabrotica undecimpunctata isolate CICGRU chromosome 9, icDiaUnde3, whole genome shotgun sequence encodes:
- the LOC140449507 gene encoding uncharacterized protein isoform X3: MGFRKCCVINCKNTTKNTQFKFYSFPTAKHKLIQREKWIYTIIKQNGFDCNWNPTRTHLICSAHFIGDKKSESELSPDYVPTIFSPKLEHKLSQNASLNRHERFKKRYLQKRLPIFVDKKPIGSANELHLKNLESEIAANSMSENIMDIKVEIKKEYDNGFSSADIQYMKNGLSTEVDIIDVEDVKKEKQEDDSDKKPISSVNDLHLKNWESKITANSMSENIIDIKVEIKKELEEYDNGFSNADIQHMQSELSTEVDIIEYFEDVKKEKQEDDSA, from the exons ATGGGATTTCGAAAATGCTgtgttataaattgtaaaaatacaacaaaaaatactcAATTCAAGTTCTATTCGTTTCCAACTGCTAAACACAAATTAATACAAAGAGAGAAGTGGATTTATACCATAATAAAGCAGAA CGGATTTGATTGCAATTGGAACCCTACACGTACTCACTTAATCTGCAGTGCTCATTTTATAGGAGATAAAAAGAGTGAAAGTGAGCTAAGTCCTGATTATGTACCAACAATATTTTCACCAAAGTTGGAGCATAAATTAAGTCAAAATGCATCTCTTAATAGACATGAGCGTTTCAAAAAGCGTTATCTACAAAAACGATTACCAATATTTGTAGATAAAAAGCCAATCGGTTCTGCGAATGAACTGCATCTCAAGAATTTGGAGTCAGAAATAGCAGCCAATTCAATGAGtgaaaatataatggatattaaGGTTGAAATTAAGAAAGAATATGATAATGGATTTAGTAGTGCAGACATACAATATATGAAGAATGGCTTATCCACAGAAGTAGATATAATAGATGTTGAAGATGTTAAAAAGGAAAAACAAGAGGATGATTCAG ATAAAAAGCCAATTAGTTCTGTGAATGATCTGCATCTGAAGAATTGGGAGTCAAAAATAACAGCAAATTCAATGAGTGAAAATATAATTGATATTAAGGTTGAAATTAAGAAAGAACTTGAGGAATATGATAATGGATTTAGTAATGCAGACATACAACATATGCAGAGTGAATTATCCACAGAAGTAGATATAATAGAATATTTCGAAGatgttaaaaaagaaaaacaagaagatGATTCAG cATAG
- the LOC140449507 gene encoding uncharacterized protein isoform X2 — protein sequence MGFRKCCVINCKNTTKNTQFKFYSFPTAKHKLIQREKWIYTIIKQNGFDCNWNPTRTHLICSAHFIGDKKSESELSPDYVPTIFSPKLEHKLSQNASLNRHERFKKRYLQKRLPIFVDKKPIGSANELHLKNLESEIAANSMSENIMDIKVEIKKEYDNGFSSADIQYMKNGLSTEVDIIDVEDVKKEKQEDDSDKKPISSVNDLHLKNWESKITANSMSENIIDIKVEIKKELEEYDNGFSNADIQHMQSELSTEVDIIEYFEDVKKEKQEDDSGFPQINNKIENEKKSPKCSYHEEQQISRHIEETILNKSVKVQIGQNPNKCEICLKAFVTAHKLKMHLRTHNGEKPYKCEICLQQFSQHNNLVNHSKVHTGEKNYKCEICFKAFTTAQYVKVHLRRHTGEKPYKCEICFKTFITADSLKVHLRIHTGEKPYKCEICLQQFSQHSNLLNHIKVHTGEKNYKCEICFKTFILADYLKMHLRTHTGEKPYKCEICLQQFSQQSSLVNHSKVHTGEKNYKCEICFKAFATPKNLKVHLRIHTGEKPYKCEICLQPFSQHSNLVNHSKVHTGEKNFKCEICFKAFTTAQYVKVHLRRHTGEKPYKCEICFKTFITADSLKVHLRIHTGEKPYKCEICLQQFSQHSNLLNHIKVHTGEKNYKCEICFTQFSRQGNLKMHKKIHTGE from the exons ATGGGATTTCGAAAATGCTgtgttataaattgtaaaaatacaacaaaaaatactcAATTCAAGTTCTATTCGTTTCCAACTGCTAAACACAAATTAATACAAAGAGAGAAGTGGATTTATACCATAATAAAGCAGAA CGGATTTGATTGCAATTGGAACCCTACACGTACTCACTTAATCTGCAGTGCTCATTTTATAGGAGATAAAAAGAGTGAAAGTGAGCTAAGTCCTGATTATGTACCAACAATATTTTCACCAAAGTTGGAGCATAAATTAAGTCAAAATGCATCTCTTAATAGACATGAGCGTTTCAAAAAGCGTTATCTACAAAAACGATTACCAATATTTGTAGATAAAAAGCCAATCGGTTCTGCGAATGAACTGCATCTCAAGAATTTGGAGTCAGAAATAGCAGCCAATTCAATGAGtgaaaatataatggatattaaGGTTGAAATTAAGAAAGAATATGATAATGGATTTAGTAGTGCAGACATACAATATATGAAGAATGGCTTATCCACAGAAGTAGATATAATAGATGTTGAAGATGTTAAAAAGGAAAAACAAGAGGATGATTCAG ATAAAAAGCCAATTAGTTCTGTGAATGATCTGCATCTGAAGAATTGGGAGTCAAAAATAACAGCAAATTCAATGAGTGAAAATATAATTGATATTAAGGTTGAAATTAAGAAAGAACTTGAGGAATATGATAATGGATTTAGTAATGCAGACATACAACATATGCAGAGTGAATTATCCACAGAAGTAGATATAATAGAATATTTCGAAGatgttaaaaaagaaaaacaagaagatGATTCAG gttttccccaaatcaacaataaaatagaaaatgaaaaaaaatcacCTAAGTGCTCATACCACGAGGAACAACAAATAAGTCGACATATTGAAGAAACCATATTAAACAAAAGTGTAAAAGTTCAGATTGGACAAAACCCaaataagtgtgaaatttgcttgaaGGCATTTGTTACAGCACATAAGTTGAAAATGCATTTGCGAACACATAATGGGGAAAAAccgtataagtgtgaaatttgtcttcAGCAGTTTTCTCAGCACAACAATTTAGTAAATCATAGTaaagtacacactggagaaaagaattacaagtgtgaaatttgctttaaggcaTTTACTACAGCACAGTATGTGAAAGTACATTTGCGAAGACATAcaggggaaaaaccttacaagtgtgaaatttgctttaagacatTTATTACAGCAGATAGTTTGAAAGTACATTTGCGaatacatactggggaaaaaccgtataagtgtgaaatttgtcttcAGCAGTTTTCTCAGCACAGCAATTTGTTAAATCATATTaaagtacacactggagaaaagaattacaagtgtgaaatttgctttaagacatTTATTTTAGCAGATTATTTGAAAATGCATTTacgaacacatactggggaaaaaccatataagtgtgaaatttgtcttcAGCAGTTTTCTCAGCAGAGCAGTTTGGTAAATCATAGTaaagtacacactggagaaaagaattataagtgtgaaatttgctttaaggcaTTTGCTACACCAAAGAATTTGAAAGTACATTTGCGAATACATACAggggaaaaaccttataagtgtgaaatttgtcttcAACCGTTTTCTCAGCACAGCAATTTGGTAAATCATAGTaaagtacacactggagaaaaaaatttcaagtgtgaaatttgctttaaggcaTTTACTACAGCACAGTATGTGAAAGTACATTTGCGAAGACATAcaggggaaaaaccttacaagtgtgaaatttgctttaagacatTTATTACAGCAGATAGTTTGAAAGTACATTTGCGaatacatactggggaaaaaccgtataagtgtgaaatttgtcttcAGCAGTTTTCTCAGCACAGCAATTTGTTAAATCATATTaaagtacacactggagaaaagaattacaagtgtgaaatttgctttacacAGTTTTCTCGGCAAGGCAATTTAAAAATGCATAAGAAAATACACACTGGTGAatag